TGTTAGGCTAAGGGTGAAGCTGACATGCATGTTTCAGGAGTTACAACAAACATGAGTTTAATAGTGATAGTTTTTAATTGAATAGACTAGCAACAGCCCAAGTGCCAACACACTTGAAAACAAGAAATAAGATCCTGTCTAAAAAAGAGAGCAGAACCcagtgctgttgttttttacaaagtAACTCATCATGAAGCAACTCACAACTGCCAGAACGTTACTCTCTCAGCCCTTCAGTTTGCCATGTACACTGTCCAAAGACACAATATACTGCAATTTCTTGAGCAAAAGGGTTACATCTCCAGTATGAGATGGTGTTTAACCAGCAACACAATAGCAGATAAAAAGTCAGAGACACACCTACATTGATGACTGATGAGccagttaaatatatattagcGAGCCATCTCCTGCAAACTTTTCAAATCTTAAACCTCATTCAAATCCAGCACTTCCTAGAAGAAAATATCCGACTCCACAATACATAAAACAGCCTGAAATCTCAACAGAAGAGCAATATGCAAAAACAGGCATTTTTGGAGAGGGGGCATTTCTTTCTCATTTAACACTTAGAGGAATACTTCttcttgaagaaaaaaaaacgttttctcCCATGCCTCCATGGTGAACGAAGAGTCAAAAAACGTAAAAACGTTCTAATGAATTGAAATAAATGGGGGACAAACTAAActacagcaaaactatatcaaaacatcagtTTACAAAATCTCACAATACTGGAACAACATAATcaaagtctcatttatccagttaTATTCTCACTACTTCCCAAACACTACTTCTATAATGCATGTTCGCAAATACTATTTAAAACAAGCATAAACAGTCTCACACGTGTGCAGTAACGCTACTCTTATGTGTGAGTCTGGACGAATCCAAAGTGTTTTATAAGTCGAAGATGCATGTGTTAAATCAGACTTGGATTAAAGTGCAAGAGCTGTGAGAGAATTTGTAAACGGTTGTTTTGATATAGATTTGCTATTGTTAAATGCAGTCCCCATTtgcttcaattcatcaagacgtttctctttttttttgtgttcacaaATTCAAACTAACACTGGGTGAGTAATTGAAATACAAATGGAAATTTTGTTGGTGGAGTaatcctttaaaacaaaaagtgttatAAGTGACATAGTAATCATTTGTATTTAGTTACTTCCAATCACAACTCACACTTTAATTCATGTTCATAATCTATTTCAGTCCCATTTAATCCACTTTGATTTGCATTGTATTATCGttaaaacagaataataaaaacataacgaTAAATAGTCTCATATAGACCACGATCTAAAGTACAAAAGATTGTTCACATTTCCTGTCCAGTACCACCATTTTTACTAACCATCCTCCCAGGTGCAGCTGTAAAAGTCTCGTTTCTGCGGCGACTCTGACAGATGCATGCCGGTGTTGAGGTCCAGGCCGGTGTTGGTGGCTTGGCGTTGGGCATGGCGCAGTATGGCTCCTCCTAAGTCTCTAAGACGCAGCGCTATCCGGTGGAAGACTGTGTCGTTGTTGTTGTAGAGGAGGCAGTTGGACACCATCAGGTTGAAGTCGGTCTCCAGGTCAGCCACTGAGCGGTAGGCATGACTCTCCAGCTTAGCGCGCATAGTGGAAAAGTCCATGGGCTGGCTGATGAACTCCAGGTAGTCTGGGACCTGAAGAcaagacaacaaaacatcatTTCATGAGGAAAAGGGACACATATAAgcaaataacaatacaaatgaGTGAATAAGTGTAAAACTGGACAGATATAAAAGGTTACATATAAATGAAGGTGCTGTCTTGGTTGCTCTGGTTCCGCAAGTAAATGTCCAATTAATTTTTCCCTCAGCAACTTTGGAACACTTTGACAGCTTTAATGGGCATGAACCTCTTTCAGTTAAATTATCAATACAAAAGATTACAAGCtatataagaaaatatttggTTCAGCAAATCTGAAGCCCCGTATCCTTAATAATTGCAATGATGTCGCGTTCTGAATTTTGCTACACCCCGGATTTGCCCCTCTGACTGTCTTCTTCTCCACAGCAACAACGGCCaaggctcatgggtattgtagtattcAGAGCCGTCCGCCAAATTGACGGAGATTTCCTGAAAAAACACTTCTGGCGCCAACAGGCCCCTCCCACTTAACAACTCTATACAACCTGTTTGCATACATCTGGTCTCTGGCAACTGGGATTGTAACAGCATAGTGTCTAACCTCCTTGATGTTGACTGGCTCTGCAAAGATCTGGGCTGTGTCCTTCTCCTGTAGTTGGTCCAGAGTGGAGCGGAGCAGCACCAACATTGGGGTCAACTGCAGCTCCAGAGCTTCCTGGTGAACTTTGACCTGCAGTTGTCAGAGGATATGCATGTGATATAACCACATATGGAAGTTGCAGCCAAAAAATGTCAAGACTTTCAAGAGGCTAAAGGGAAGAGGAGCAATGGGAAGCGATACTAGTGAGAGACTGTTCAATGTTGTCTAACCTaaccaattgtttttttctatgaaacATGATCAAATCTGAATATTTCTATAAAGATGTCCACAACCAACCAGAATATCATGTAAACTCCTCATCAGATTTTAACATCCACAGGCCACTGGCAGTCCAGTCCATCTGTATAATTGATGGCCTTTTCTTTAAAGacagtattttatttgttttcctctctgtgacACAGCTCTGTCCATTCATAGCAGCCacctgttggttttgttgtaccACTCAGTTAGGGTGAGGGGATAGCATCACATGTAAAAGAGATGTCAACACATACTCTCTCAGTGTGACCATTAGAAAACTAGATCTTCAGACTTCATTGGTgaacacaatttaaaatacCCATCATTTAGATTCAGATTTGAAATACTGCATTCTGTAGAACAGCAAGTATTAAATTgataaaactaataaattaaTCGCAAACCATTTTGCTACTCGATTAATCAGTCTGAGtaatatttttctgattttttaaaaaagtaaaaattccAGCTTctttaatgtgaatattttggGGTTGCTTCACTCCTCATAGCAATTAACTGAATATGtttgagttgtggacaaaacaagaaatcatCAGCTTTGGAAAATGCTGATGGACGATTTtaacaattttctgacattataTTTATCAAATAACAAATTGATTActaaggaaaaaataaataaaaaaccccCCAGATTAATcgacaatgaaaataatcctaATATTCTGTACATGATCTTCATAATGTCAAAAGGGGAAAGGATGAACTTTTTAGCATTAGAATAAGATACTCATCCCGTGTATATTACCTGTTCTCGTTTGAGTTTCTCCCTCTTGCGGATGAGCTCCACCAGCAGCCTTGCTTTCTCAAGATCATGTCGCAGCTTCTGCCAATATCTCAGTGCTTCTCGTGCAGCAGAAACCTTCTCATCCACCTCAGGCTACAAAgtacaacacattttcttgttAGCAGTTTAGTATTAACACTCTATCAGATGTATCTAAAGgcaatcaatacatttttgaaatagtTTGTTAGGACAATGGCTCaataaagtcacaaaaaatGTTATCAGCAAAGAACAAAAATAGTCACAGAGCGCTAAGACTGTAGAATGGTTTCCTACCCTGACCTGCTCAGTATTCCTTTGGGATTGGATGCTAGTGTGAAGACGCCGGACCAGCGGCACACCGTTCCTTGACTGACGCTTCAGTAACCAGTAATTATGCAGCCTATGCATGAACTGGTTTTTACGCTGAAAGAGGATACCTTTACTGATGATATTCAGCCTGTACAACAGAGATAGATGCAGGGTTGGTCTTACTGTCATCATAACAAACATTGGTCCAGTCATTTACACAACAAATCTGGTACTTGTAATTATACACTACATGCCAAAAATCTCTGGTTTAACCTCAGaagcattttattatattcaaaataaaagaaatccgACCTGCTTGTGGGTATCTGAGGCACTGTCACTTGTGGTGAAGAAGTTTGTTGTTCTGTTGACTCTGAGCCcttcttccctttctttttaTCCAACTTGGCATCAATTTCAGACTTCCTGCCTTTTTTCGGTGTTGTAGGGCCCTCTGTGTAGGCACTCCGTCCTCTGCTCGCCCTCCCTCTGCTGCCCACCACCCTCCCTTCACTCTCCTCATCTGAGACGGCCTCTTGTCCTGGTGGTGAATGGGCCTCACAGAATGCTGTCTTTTTAACAGTGAATGTAGTCCCATTAACGTTTGTCTCTCGCACAGGATCAATCTTCATAAACAGGCCAGCACGCTGAGCACATGTGACGTGAAACGCAGTGTAACAGTTGGCCTTGTGGCACTGAATTGATGCACCACGGCCCTTCTGCTTGCACAGGTAGCAAGTCAGTTTCCAGCGTGCTGGGGGGATGTTATCGACCCCTTCCACTGGTTCCAGAAACACTGTGTTGGCAAAGCAGACTTCAGGGATCCAGATGGCACAGACTACATGTGCCCAGCGGCTGtcacttgtttgtttgaaaGCACCTCCACGGTTCGGACATAGAACACAGTCAACAGGTTTCTGAGGGGACTGAAGGCAGCAGCGGCACAGCCACTGGCCCTCAGGGATGTAGGGTACACCATAACACTCCTGGTGGACGGCCAGGTTGCAGGAGTCGCAGAAGAGGATGACATTGCTGTTGAGGCACTCATCATCCAGGCACACGCAGCAGAAGGCATCGTCGTCAATAGCACTCTGAGAGGGTGCCCGGCTGCGGGCTTCCCGAtacgcctcctcctccagccggTCTACCAGCAGCTCAAAATTGTCTGGCGTGACAGCTGAGTAACCCTCTGACGTCCGGCCAGCATTGACCATCTCCAGCCAGGCGGTGTCCTCTTCGTCCATGTCATATTCCGCCTCAGCTTCCAGCTCCTCAGCTAACCGCTCAATGTAACGGTAATATGCGGTGGGCAGAGGAGGTGCTTTGACTGGCGTGAAGGTCTCTAACACATGAAACTTAGGTTCAGGGAGGGTCATGTGCTGGTGTGATGCGTTAACCTTTTCAGGGGTTTGTGGATGAGAATTGGAACAGTGGTTCTTGGAAGGGGGTGGTGATTTGACAGGCGGACATTTGGAGTCTTTCCTGCGACCCCGGGGCGTGATGGCTTTACGGACTGTTTGGGCACTGCTGGTGGGAGGTGATGACTGCTCGCTGTTCTCCTTGTTGCTGTTACACTCAATAATGTCCTGAGCCTTCATCTCATCTTCAGTAATGACCTCCAAGGGTTCCAGAATAGAAATGCGGTGAAGCCTACCATCCAGTTCCACCTCTACCACCTTCTGGGCCTGGGAGTAGGACAGGGTTTCTCTGCTCGGAGATGCTTTGAGGCTGTAAGGGGATGGGGATCGCTGGCGGGCACCCCCACGCCCACCAACTGTCCCATTGGACTTCTTGACATCAGTTCCATCTCCTGCGGCCACCTGGCCTTTTCGACGTGGCTTCCTCATAGGCCACCAGTCACACTTTACCTCCTGTtggttttaaaaggaaataagatgagaaaattgttttgtggactgttaataataataataataataataataaacatacaaAACGTGGTTTGTATAAGAATACAGCTATATAAGAATAACGCTGTAGTATTTTGTTGTGATTGTTTGCTTCTGTTATCTTGATTGTGTATCAATCTCCTATTCTTATCCAGCTAGATTTATTGGACAGCCTCATTTCCTCTTTCctagatttaaaaaaggacTAATCTAAATCTAATAACAACAAATAGTAACTTGTAGTGTTAACATTCCTTCACACACCTCAAACTCACTCAATCAAATCAGCTGAATGagtaaatcaattaattgattgattacCAAGTGTCCAAATGAGGGTCACTCTACACTGTCAATAGACACAAGAAAAGAGTAATAGAGCAATCTGTGCCTCACTGTTGGCAAATACCATCAGTGCTGGCTCTGTATGACGACACAGAGGGCACAGCCAATCAGCTTTCAGATAGCCTTGACGGACCCACCCCACAGCCAATCAGCTTTCAGATAGCCTTGACTGACCCACCCCACAGCCAATCAGCTTTAAGGATATAGCTAACCTGCTAACTTTAACACACTAACTTTAGCAGAACAAAATGccatgtttaaaaagaaataaagagttgtctataataaagaaaaagtacatATTCATCTTACCTATTATGGCAACTGACACAGTAATGGTTGCCTCACTTGCTGTTAGCACTCTcgaagctaacagctagcagctagccgCTAGCTACAGCCGGTGTATTTGGGTATTTTTTTAACGCTTCCGTTTCTTCACAACGAGGCGTCTGGAAGCCGAGCAGTCAGTCCCAAAGGTTTACTGAGAACACGAGGGGTACATCTGCGCTGCTGGTCTGAGAGAATCATCTTATTGTCGACTCAATGTTGTGAGAAGGAGAAATGCTAGCATCGTTCGGCTAGCTGGCTAGCTGCTTGGAGCCCTGAGTGTGTGCTCAGTCGATACTAGTCCGAGTAGAAACACTTCCGGAtgagtttcaaaataaactccttATTGAAGCAcgctgttttaaatgtttcacaattAATACAACTAAGAACACATTTccttgagatgtttttttttatccatcccATCCAAGTGCAGTGCATGTATATTTCACTGTTTCATTCATAAACTTACAATTCCTTTCTTTTCTATTGGGGCATTCTTAaagattaattattaaaaataatgatttgctTTTGAAGCTCGACTTTCAGTTTTGTTTCATCATATAGCTGTGGAAAATGATTTGCACTCAtgcttatattttcttttattttgacgaGGAGTTTGCTCACTTCCGCTCCTATGGTCGCTTGTTACCTTTGTAGCAGCAGTTTCAGACgtttagccccgcccccttttgGCGCCACTCGTCATGATTTTCGCGCGCAAGCTACTCATCAGGGCCAATGGCAGCAACCTGTTTGATCTCAGTTCAGCCttaagcattttaaatgtgtcatttgaaaCCTCTGAACTACATCTGGAGTGGAACCTTTGCACCTGCTCTGTCACCCCATGTGCaccaaaaatgtgtgtgcaccAAAAAcgtgtgcacacatgcatgctcatGAAAACTGTTTATTCTTTCAGTGCACACAGTCACCTACTTAAGAGAGAGTGACAGACCAGAATACTATTTTAGGGTTACACCTGTTTAAAATTAGTGTTATGATGGGTAGCAGGTGCAAATAGACGGCACAATGAATTAAACCTAATGTTCCAGCACAGTCAAGCACATATTCAAAGGCTGTTACGTTCTAGAAAGAGCCACAAGAGTTGGGCCGAAAGTGAAGTTATGATATATACGGCATACCAGACATTAAAGGTGTGAACTATGGAACCACAAAGTGATACAAACAGagatattaataaattaaatagttGCTTTCAGTGTGAAGGTCACGTATTTCAGCTGACACAGGATACATATTGGGCAATCACACAGTAAATGCTAATCTGTTGGGGTCTTTGTTGGTCAGGGGTTTTCAGGGCATTTATTGGCAAATCCTAGACTTTTTCCCTTGGTAATAAGTTTACTTCTATAACATATAAAGATAAAATTTTCACCTCAAGACTGCGTCGGTTTTAATGACAATAGATTCTATTTGACTATGAGCTGGGCAGCAACATTTACTATttgctgcaaaaataaaactttgtaCACATCTTGTCTTACTGTTTaattggaaaaacaacaatacagtAAATGTTATAGTAAACTCTGTGACATTTAGTCACAATGCATTTGCAAGACAATATAT
The sequence above is a segment of the Anoplopoma fimbria isolate UVic2021 breed Golden Eagle Sablefish chromosome 12, Afim_UVic_2022, whole genome shotgun sequence genome. Coding sequences within it:
- the brpf3b gene encoding LOW QUALITY PROTEIN: bromodomain and PHD finger-containing protein 3 (The sequence of the model RefSeq protein was modified relative to this genomic sequence to represent the inferred CDS: inserted 1 base in 1 codon), translated to MRKPRRKGQVAAGDGTDVKKSNGTVGGRGGARQRSPSPYSLKASPSRETLSYSQAQKVVEVELDGRLHRISILEPLEVITEDEMKAQDIIECNSNKENSEQSSPPTSSAQTVRKAITPRGRRKDSKCPPVKSPPPSKNHCSNSHPQTPEKVNASHQHMTLPEPKFHVLETFTPVKAPPLPTAYYRYIERLAEELEAEAEYDMDEEDTAWLEMVNAGRTSEGYSAVTPDNFELLVDRLEEEAYREARSRAPSQSAIDDDAFCCVCLDDECLNSNVILFCDSCNLAVHQECYGVPYIPEGQWLCRCCLQSPQKPVDCVLCPNRGGAFKQTSDSRWAHVVCAIWIPEVCFANTVFLEPVEGVDNIPPARWKLTCYLCKQKGRGASIQCHKANCYTAFHVTCAQRAGLFMKIDPVRETNVNGTTFTVKKTAFCEAHSPPGQEAVSDEESEGRVVGSRGRASRGRSAYTEGPTTPKKGRKSEIDAKLDKKKGKKGSESTEQQTSSPQVTVPQIPTSRLNIISKGILFQRKNQFMHRLHNYWLLKRQSRNGVPLVRRLHTSIQSQRNTEQPEVDEKVSAAREALRYWQKLRHDLEKARLLVELIRKREKLKREQVKVHQEALELQLTPMLVLLRSTLDQLQEKDTAQIFAEPVNIKEVPDYLEFISQPMDFSTMRAKLESHAYRSVADLETDFNLMVSNCLLYNNNDTVFHRIALRLRDLGGAILRHAQRQATNTGLDLNTGMHLSESPQKRDFYSCTWEDVDSVLDPDNRLHMTVEEQLKELLEKMDFVSSMRCSGARTRRIRLLRREINNIRYRQGQHPRHSLHNGHLKEDDEDEDEEEDDDKDAKADNGLSSSDKDDLKSTSPPTLELTGPAPPPRRGDAPLEPPTLRPITGEPRSPSWPCKRLKMDGDLSDLATEKMNCTNTQERQVLPPPILHSEGQAVANGLPELSAPPXPTTGGVGRRTSVLFKKAKNGAKLFRERDNPLLNGKEQQDNNSSKAPTAPNSTASTPSSTPLSTPSKTPQKSPGPPTLNEQWTPSRFMCSDSEPEKTPKHTLESGLTNGFNKHKDGGSDSEYSPCPVLHKEISSPPKRSLGKPALSKVPFLEIVNGDSDYTGNGSLMPEDGTELDPLALVWAKCRGYPSYPALVIDPEMPEEGMLHNGVPIPVPPKEVLCLGEQRQEETNERLYLVLFFDNKRTWQWLPRDKVTALGVDDTADKLRIMEGRKSSIRKSVQVAYDRAMIHQSRVSHSHGFVASNYL